The Kiloniellales bacterium genome includes a window with the following:
- the pdeM gene encoding ligase-associated DNA damage response endonuclease PdeM: protein MTNPHSDDPRPAADPGRPGGARLCVNGAELQADVSGALFWPTQETLVVSDLHLEKASFFASRGQLLPPYDTAATLRGLEALVARLRPARVVSLGDSFHDPAAAERLDGAAAARIEALTRDRDWVWICGNHDPAPPADWGGRVAQDLTLGPLVFRHEALPEGPTAGEVSGHFHPKASVRVRARRLTARCFVTDGRRLILPAFGALTGGLDVGSPAITRLFAEGFVAHLLGRDRIFAFPGTALTSPAEP from the coding sequence ATGACCAACCCGCATTCCGATGACCCGCGGCCCGCTGCGGACCCAGGGCGCCCCGGAGGCGCAAGGCTCTGCGTCAACGGCGCCGAGCTGCAGGCCGACGTCTCGGGGGCGCTCTTCTGGCCAACGCAGGAGACCCTCGTGGTCTCCGACCTTCACCTGGAGAAGGCCTCGTTCTTCGCGTCGCGGGGGCAGCTTCTGCCCCCCTACGACACCGCAGCCACCTTGCGGGGTCTCGAGGCCCTGGTCGCGCGCCTTCGCCCGGCCCGGGTGGTGAGCCTGGGCGACTCCTTTCACGACCCGGCCGCGGCCGAGCGCCTGGACGGCGCGGCGGCGGCCAGGATCGAAGCCCTGACCCGGGACCGCGACTGGGTGTGGATCTGCGGCAACCACGACCCGGCACCGCCAGCCGACTGGGGCGGCCGGGTCGCGCAGGACCTGACCCTGGGTCCGCTGGTATTCCGCCACGAGGCGCTGCCCGAGGGCCCGACCGCGGGCGAGGTCTCCGGCCACTTCCATCCCAAGGCCTCGGTCCGGGTCCGGGCGCGGCGCCTGACCGCGCGCTGCTTCGTCACCGACGGGCGCCGGCTGATCCTGCCGGCCTTCGGCGCCTTGACCGGCGGCCTCGACGTCGGCAGCCCGGCGATCACCCGGCTCTTCGCGGAGGGCTTCGTCGCCCACCTGCTCGGCCGGGACCGGATCTTCGCCTTTCCCGGCACGGCCCTGACGTCTCCGGCCGAGCCCTGA
- a CDS encoding deoxyribodipyrimidine photo-lyase, with the protein MISDSAPSILWFRQDLRLSDSPALAAALARGAPVLPVYVLDDETPGRWAPGGAGRWWLHHSLAALAADLEALGRPLVLRQGPAERVVPELAAEVGAGAVFWNRCYEPFAIARDTRIKSALQERGLVAESGNAALLFEPWVPQTKSGGPFKVFTPFWRHLLGRPAPSAPLPPPEALPGGIEARGEALRDWSLLPSAPDWAGGLRDRWTPGEAGAQARLAAFLDDAVGGYREQRDLPDSPGTSRLSPHLHWGEISPRQVWHATRHRAAAGGPGPAASEAFLRELGWREFSYHLLYHWPELPERNWKPSFDAFPWREDEAAYRAWTRGRTGYPLVDAGLRELWATGWMHNRVRMVAASFLIKHLLIHWRRGEDWFWDTLVDADLASNSASWQWVAGSGADAAPFFRIFNPVTQSRKFDPEGGYLRRWLPELAKLPAAAIHAPWEAEAGTLAAAGVRLGETYPWPIVDHAAARQRALAALETIKAGA; encoded by the coding sequence ATGATCAGCGACAGTGCTCCCAGCATCCTCTGGTTCCGTCAGGACCTTCGGCTCTCCGACAGCCCCGCGCTGGCCGCGGCCCTGGCCCGCGGCGCGCCGGTCCTGCCGGTCTACGTGCTGGACGACGAGACCCCGGGCCGCTGGGCGCCGGGCGGCGCCGGACGCTGGTGGCTGCACCACAGCCTGGCCGCGCTCGCGGCCGACCTCGAGGCCCTGGGCCGGCCGCTGGTGCTGCGCCAGGGGCCGGCCGAGCGGGTCGTGCCGGAGCTGGCGGCCGAGGTCGGCGCGGGCGCGGTCTTCTGGAACCGCTGCTACGAGCCCTTCGCCATCGCCCGCGACACACGAATCAAGTCGGCGCTCCAGGAGCGCGGGCTGGTCGCCGAGAGCGGCAACGCCGCCCTGCTCTTCGAGCCCTGGGTTCCGCAGACCAAGTCGGGCGGGCCTTTCAAGGTCTTCACGCCCTTCTGGCGACACCTGCTCGGCCGGCCGGCGCCGTCGGCGCCTCTGCCCCCACCTGAAGCTCTGCCGGGCGGCATCGAGGCCAGGGGCGAGGCCCTCAGGGACTGGTCGCTGCTGCCCAGTGCGCCGGACTGGGCCGGCGGCCTGCGCGATCGCTGGACGCCGGGCGAAGCGGGCGCCCAGGCCCGCCTCGCAGCCTTCCTGGACGACGCGGTCGGCGGCTACCGGGAGCAGCGCGACCTGCCGGACAGCCCCGGCACCTCGCGGCTCTCGCCGCACCTGCACTGGGGCGAGATCTCGCCGCGGCAGGTCTGGCACGCGACCCGGCACCGGGCCGCGGCCGGTGGCCCCGGGCCGGCCGCCAGCGAGGCCTTCCTGCGCGAACTGGGCTGGCGCGAGTTCTCCTACCACCTGCTCTACCACTGGCCGGAGCTGCCCGAGCGGAACTGGAAGCCGAGCTTCGACGCCTTCCCCTGGCGCGAGGACGAGGCCGCCTACCGGGCCTGGACCCGGGGCCGGACCGGCTATCCTTTGGTCGACGCCGGCCTGCGCGAGCTTTGGGCGACCGGCTGGATGCACAACCGGGTGCGCATGGTCGCCGCCTCCTTCCTGATCAAGCACCTGCTGATTCACTGGCGTCGCGGCGAGGACTGGTTCTGGGACACCCTGGTCGACGCCGACCTCGCCAGCAATTCGGCGAGCTGGCAATGGGTCGCCGGCAGCGGCGCCGACGCCGCACCCTTTTTCCGGATCTTCAACCCGGTGACCCAGAGCCGGAAGTTCGATCCCGAGGGCGGCTATCTGCGCCGCTGGCTGCCGGAGCTGGCCAAGCTGCCGGCGGCGGCGATCCACGCGCCCTGGGAGGCCGAGGCCGGGACCCTCGCCGCCGCCGGGGTGCGCCTGGGCGAGACCTATCCCTGGCCGATCGTCGACCACGCGGCGGCCCGGCAGCGCGCCCTGGCTGCGCTGGAGACGATCAAAGCAGGGGCGTGA
- a CDS encoding PhoX family phosphatase, whose product MRKRDPNPSSSELTYETSEDIAVNPTTNATFGEVVQRRFNRREVLRGSLAVTAMGAIAGPIAFGGRPARADGGKFKFTEIEHGVDETHHVAPGYSADILIRWGDPIFPDAPAFDPRNQTAAAQLKQFGYNNDFIGFLPLPAGSNASDRGLLCVNHEYTNEELMFPGIERQDRDLQFADMTKEMVEVEMAAHGGSVIEVSKAGGKWQVVLDSKYNRRISPYDTATKISGPAAGHPRMQTVQFPSGSDTIGTLNNCAGGMTPWGTYLMAEENFHGYFWGDIAGNPEKANYERYGVPGQWYAWGKYVDRFNLEKDPRAANHFGWVVEVDPLDPSAPPVKRTALGRFKHEGAEPIVNGDGRVVLYSGDDQRFDYLYKFVTEGRYDPANRAANRDLLDKGTLYVARFEDDGSMTWLPLVHGKGPLTAENGFKSQADVAIETRRAADLLGATPMDRPEDVQPNPKSGKVYVMLTNNSKRKAEQVNAANPRAENLFGHIIELTAPGNDHAAEKFSWDFLVKCGDPSVAEIGATWNPKTSKHGWFAAPDNCAFDSQGRLWISTDQGSAWSKSGTADGLFGIETEGDTRGYSKMFFRVPIGAELCGPTFTPDDKTLFLAVQHPASDGTKDFPGFERRSTFDDAATRWPDFKDGVPPRPSVVVVTKDDGGPIAS is encoded by the coding sequence ATGCGCAAGAGAGACCCAAATCCTTCGAGTTCGGAGCTGACCTACGAGACGTCAGAGGACATCGCGGTCAACCCGACGACCAACGCGACCTTCGGCGAGGTCGTCCAGCGCCGCTTCAACCGCCGCGAGGTGCTGCGCGGCAGCTTGGCCGTGACCGCCATGGGCGCGATCGCCGGCCCCATCGCCTTCGGCGGCCGCCCGGCCAGGGCGGACGGCGGCAAGTTCAAGTTCACCGAGATCGAGCACGGCGTCGACGAGACCCACCATGTCGCGCCAGGCTATAGCGCCGATATCCTGATCCGCTGGGGCGACCCGATCTTCCCGGACGCGCCGGCCTTCGACCCCCGCAACCAGACCGCCGCCGCTCAGCTGAAGCAGTTCGGCTACAACAACGACTTCATCGGCTTCCTTCCGCTGCCGGCCGGCTCCAATGCCTCCGACCGCGGACTGCTCTGCGTCAACCACGAGTACACCAACGAAGAGCTGATGTTCCCGGGCATCGAGCGTCAGGATCGGGACCTGCAGTTCGCCGACATGACCAAGGAGATGGTCGAGGTCGAGATGGCCGCCCACGGCGGCTCGGTGATCGAGGTCAGCAAGGCCGGCGGCAAGTGGCAGGTGGTCCTGGACAGCAAGTACAACCGTCGGATCTCGCCTTACGACACCGCGACGAAGATCTCCGGTCCCGCGGCCGGCCATCCCCGGATGCAGACCGTCCAGTTCCCGAGCGGCAGCGACACCATCGGCACCCTGAACAACTGCGCCGGCGGCATGACCCCCTGGGGCACCTACCTCATGGCCGAGGAGAACTTCCACGGCTACTTCTGGGGCGACATCGCCGGCAACCCCGAGAAGGCCAATTACGAGCGCTACGGCGTGCCCGGGCAGTGGTACGCCTGGGGTAAATACGTCGATCGCTTCAACCTGGAGAAGGACCCCAGAGCCGCCAACCACTTCGGCTGGGTGGTCGAGGTCGACCCGCTCGACCCGAGCGCGCCGCCGGTCAAGCGCACGGCCCTCGGCCGCTTCAAGCACGAGGGCGCGGAGCCCATCGTCAACGGCGACGGCCGCGTCGTGCTCTACTCCGGCGACGACCAGCGCTTCGACTACCTCTACAAGTTCGTCACCGAAGGCCGCTACGACCCCGCCAACCGCGCGGCCAACCGCGACCTGCTGGACAAGGGCACGCTCTACGTCGCCCGCTTCGAGGACGACGGCAGCATGACCTGGCTGCCCCTGGTTCACGGCAAGGGGCCGCTGACCGCCGAGAACGGCTTCAAGTCCCAGGCCGACGTCGCGATCGAGACCCGCCGCGCGGCGGACCTGCTGGGCGCGACGCCCATGGACCGGCCCGAGGACGTGCAGCCCAATCCGAAGAGCGGCAAGGTCTACGTGATGTTGACCAACAACTCCAAGCGCAAGGCGGAACAGGTCAACGCCGCCAACCCGCGGGCCGAGAACCTCTTCGGCCACATCATCGAGCTGACCGCGCCGGGCAACGACCACGCCGCGGAGAAGTTCTCCTGGGACTTCCTGGTCAAGTGCGGCGATCCTTCGGTGGCCGAGATCGGCGCGACCTGGAACCCCAAGACCTCGAAGCACGGCTGGTTCGCGGCCCCCGACAACTGCGCCTTCGACAGCCAGGGCCGGCTCTGGATCTCCACCGATCAGGGCAGCGCCTGGAGCAAATCGGGCACCGCCGACGGCCTCTTCGGCATCGAGACGGAGGGCGACACCCGCGGCTACAGCAAGATGTTCTTCCGGGTCCCAATCGGCGCCGAGCTTTGCGGGCCGACCTTCACGCCGGACGACAAGACCCTGTTCCTCGCGGTCCAGCATCCGGCCAGCGACGGCACCAAGGACTTCCCCGGTTTCGAGCGGCGCTCGACCTTCGACGACGCGGCCACCCGCTGGCCCGACTTCAAGGACGGCGTGCCGCCGCGGCCCTCCGTCGTCGTCGTGACCAAGGACGACGGCGGCCCGATCGCAAGCTAG
- a CDS encoding tyrosine-protein phosphatase: MLSVTAFLVGCSASSRHPNHVPMIGASNFRDVGGYATSDGRRVKKGVLYRSDDLSSLTREDLSTLSALGLSRVYDLRSDVERDDKPNRLPNGIPDADRTGGASERDITPVRAISPAEVEVVEIPVYYAPLDRAVSRRKIVNGEVEPGEFHRLLVEQNRAFARDYRAQWATVIRRLTEPESTPSLIHCAEGKDRTGFAVAMVLLAVGVPEETVIEDYLLSNAFLDQRASFLSSLAAVGSRFRTPASEVRPLLEVRREYLETGLATIKEDYGSYEAYIRDGLQIDEETLDKLKATLLE; encoded by the coding sequence ATGCTTTCCGTCACCGCCTTCCTGGTGGGTTGCAGCGCCTCGTCCCGGCATCCGAACCACGTGCCGATGATCGGCGCTTCGAATTTCCGCGACGTCGGCGGCTACGCCACTTCGGATGGCCGTCGGGTCAAGAAGGGCGTGCTCTACCGCTCCGACGACTTGTCCAGCCTGACCCGCGAAGACCTCTCGACCCTGAGCGCTCTCGGACTTTCGCGGGTCTACGACCTGCGCAGCGACGTGGAGCGGGACGACAAGCCCAACCGCCTGCCGAACGGCATCCCGGACGCCGACCGGACCGGGGGCGCGAGCGAGCGGGATATCACGCCGGTCCGGGCGATATCGCCGGCCGAGGTGGAGGTGGTCGAGATCCCGGTTTACTACGCGCCGCTGGACCGGGCGGTGTCCCGGCGCAAGATCGTCAACGGCGAGGTCGAGCCGGGCGAGTTCCACCGCTTGCTGGTCGAGCAGAACCGGGCCTTCGCACGCGACTACCGCGCGCAGTGGGCCACGGTCATCAGGCGCCTGACCGAGCCGGAGTCGACCCCCTCGCTGATCCACTGCGCCGAAGGCAAGGACCGGACCGGCTTCGCCGTCGCCATGGTCCTCCTGGCGGTCGGCGTGCCGGAAGAGACGGTGATCGAGGACTACCTCCTGAGCAACGCCTTCCTGGACCAGCGGGCGAGCTTCCTGTCCAGCCTCGCCGCGGTCGGCTCCAGATTCAGGACCCCGGCGTCCGAGGTCCGGCCCCTGCTCGAGGTCCGGCGCGAGTACCTGGAGACCGGCCTGGCGACGATCAAGGAAGACTACGGCAGCTACGAAGCCTATATCCGAGACGGTCTTCAGATCGACGAAGAGACCCTCGACAAGCTCAAGGCCACGCTTCTGGAGTGA
- a CDS encoding cyclase family protein — MSDSKHSRDRKPSHPDRRRFLLSAGAAAAGAGFVAHELASVRPALAGGAATPGTVQVAAAETPIGPKWWPSKWGAEDQAGASNHITPEKVMAATALIKTGKVYSLGQVYEPEMPLFGSRAFAVRIPGSPTGGVFGNNKIIWNDEFLATEIGQVGTQFDGLGHIGVQVGEDGNQGERRFYNGFSMSDMAGAYGLQKLGIEQVKPIFSRGILIDVKGLKGQTLAAGTEISVADIEAALDKQGLSGSDVTAGDVVVIRTGWSDHWIKDNATYNGGAPGIGVEAGLWLGEKDVVLVGSDTWPVEVVPNPDSNLAFPVHQELITRRGIYLHENLNLEQLAAEEQWQFAYIFSPVPIKGATGSPGNPIAVA, encoded by the coding sequence ATGAGCGACAGCAAACACTCCAGGGACCGCAAGCCGAGCCATCCGGACCGCCGCCGGTTCCTCTTGTCCGCCGGCGCCGCGGCCGCGGGCGCCGGCTTCGTCGCGCACGAGCTGGCGTCGGTCCGTCCGGCGCTGGCCGGCGGGGCCGCGACGCCGGGGACGGTCCAGGTCGCCGCCGCCGAGACGCCGATCGGCCCCAAGTGGTGGCCCTCGAAGTGGGGCGCCGAGGACCAGGCCGGGGCCTCCAACCACATCACGCCGGAGAAGGTCATGGCCGCCACGGCCCTGATCAAGACCGGCAAGGTCTATTCCCTCGGCCAGGTCTACGAGCCCGAGATGCCGCTCTTCGGCAGCCGCGCCTTCGCGGTCCGGATCCCCGGATCGCCGACCGGCGGCGTCTTCGGCAACAACAAGATCATCTGGAACGACGAGTTCCTGGCGACCGAGATCGGCCAGGTCGGGACCCAGTTCGACGGCCTGGGGCACATCGGCGTCCAGGTCGGCGAAGACGGCAACCAAGGAGAAAGGCGCTTCTACAACGGCTTCAGCATGTCGGACATGGCCGGCGCCTACGGCCTGCAGAAGCTCGGGATCGAGCAGGTCAAGCCGATCTTCTCGCGCGGCATCTTGATCGACGTCAAGGGCCTGAAGGGCCAGACCCTGGCCGCCGGCACGGAAATCTCGGTCGCCGACATCGAGGCCGCCCTGGACAAGCAGGGCCTGAGCGGTTCGGACGTCACGGCGGGCGACGTCGTGGTGATCCGCACCGGCTGGAGCGACCACTGGATCAAGGACAACGCGACCTACAACGGCGGCGCCCCCGGGATCGGCGTCGAGGCCGGGCTCTGGCTGGGCGAAAAGGACGTGGTCCTGGTCGGCTCGGACACCTGGCCGGTCGAGGTGGTGCCGAACCCGGACAGCAACCTGGCCTTCCCGGTGCATCAGGAGCTGATCACCAGGCGCGGCATCTATCTGCACGAGAACCTCAACCTCGAGCAGCTGGCCGCCGAGGAGCAGTGGCAGTTCGCCTATATCTTCTCGCCGGTGCCCATCAAGGGCGCGACCGGCTCGCCGGGCAACCCCATCGCGGTGGCCTGA
- a CDS encoding zinc ABC transporter substrate-binding protein: MAMERAGAGALGLAVLLGLAGPARSEAPEVVVTIKPVHSLVASVMGDVGAPSLLLKGAASPHSYSLRPSDAKALNRAKLIFWVGEGMETFLVEPLDALSGQARLVEIAALPDIELLEAREGGAWEVHAHEDHAEADHHDESHGHAESHEHAESHEHAEKAHADEEKAHEHAEHAGHAEHDKNLHLWLDPHNAEVIVKATVKALGDADPANAERYQANGKATLAELEALDGELRRDLSAVKDTPFVVFHDAYHYFEAHYGLTAVGSISVDEGRTPGAKRLREVREKIVQTGARCVFSEPQFAPALVSTVIEGTSARTAVLDPLGAELAAGPAAYGQIMRGLAASLTKCLGPQS, from the coding sequence ATGGCGATGGAAAGGGCGGGCGCAGGTGCCTTGGGACTCGCAGTGCTGCTCGGCTTGGCAGGACCGGCTCGGTCGGAGGCGCCCGAGGTCGTGGTCACCATCAAGCCTGTTCACAGCCTCGTCGCCTCGGTGATGGGGGATGTCGGCGCGCCAAGCCTGCTGTTGAAGGGCGCGGCGTCTCCGCACAGCTACAGCCTCAGGCCGTCCGATGCCAAGGCCTTGAACCGGGCGAAGCTGATCTTTTGGGTCGGCGAGGGCATGGAGACCTTCCTGGTCGAGCCGCTGGACGCCCTGTCAGGACAGGCAAGGCTCGTCGAGATCGCGGCATTGCCCGATATTGAGCTTCTGGAGGCGCGAGAAGGCGGTGCTTGGGAGGTCCATGCGCACGAGGACCACGCCGAGGCCGACCATCACGACGAGAGTCACGGGCACGCCGAGAGTCACGAGCACGCCGAGAGTCACGAGCACGCCGAGAAGGCGCACGCCGACGAAGAGAAGGCCCACGAGCACGCTGAGCACGCGGGTCATGCGGAACACGACAAGAACCTTCACCTTTGGCTGGACCCGCACAACGCCGAGGTCATCGTCAAGGCGACGGTGAAAGCCCTGGGCGATGCCGATCCGGCCAATGCGGAGCGCTACCAAGCCAATGGCAAGGCGACTCTTGCCGAACTGGAAGCATTGGACGGCGAGTTGCGAAGGGATCTGTCGGCGGTCAAGGACACGCCCTTCGTGGTGTTCCACGACGCTTACCACTACTTCGAAGCTCACTACGGCCTGACGGCGGTGGGATCGATTTCGGTTGACGAAGGCCGGACGCCCGGCGCCAAGCGCCTCCGCGAAGTGCGCGAAAAGATCGTCCAGACCGGTGCCCGCTGCGTCTTTTCCGAGCCGCAGTTCGCGCCTGCCCTGGTCTCTACGGTCATCGAGGGCACGTCGGCCCGAACGGCGGTTCTGGATCCGCTGGGCGCCGAACTGGCCGCGGGACCGGCGGCCTATGGCCAGATCATGCGGGGGCTGGCCGCCTCTCTAACCAAGTGCTTGGGGCCGCAGTCTTAG
- a CDS encoding Fur family transcriptional regulator produces the protein MVRKNGPPRRQADQGHDHERCIADALETADALCARRGVRLTKLRRRVLELVWTSHAPIGAYDVLRRLSQEHEGAAPPTVYRALDFLLEQGLIHRIESLNAFVGCADPAEAHTSQFLICQDCGAAAELQDPAINRALARSAGSLGFLVKDKTVELRGLCARCRGSA, from the coding sequence ATGGTCAGGAAAAACGGGCCACCACGTCGCCAGGCCGATCAGGGCCACGATCACGAGCGCTGCATTGCCGATGCGCTCGAGACCGCGGACGCGCTCTGCGCCCGGCGCGGCGTCCGGCTGACCAAGCTGCGGCGCCGGGTGCTGGAGCTGGTCTGGACCAGCCATGCCCCGATCGGCGCCTACGACGTCCTGCGCCGGCTGAGCCAGGAACATGAGGGGGCTGCGCCGCCGACGGTATATCGGGCCTTGGACTTCCTGCTGGAGCAGGGTCTCATCCACAGGATCGAGAGCCTCAATGCCTTCGTCGGCTGCGCCGATCCGGCGGAGGCCCACACCAGCCAGTTCCTAATCTGCCAGGACTGCGGCGCCGCCGCGGAGCTGCAGGATCCGGCGATCAACCGTGCCCTCGCCCGCTCCGCCGGCAGCCTGGGCTTTCTGGTCAAGGACAAGACCGTCGAGCTGCGCGGCCTCTGCGCGCGGTGCCGAGGCTCGGCGTGA
- the znuC gene encoding zinc ABC transporter ATP-binding protein ZnuC, with translation MTATAPHPPSRNEGPALVTAQGIDVAFGRTTVLSGVDLAVHRGEIVTLIGPNGSGKTTLVRVILGLLKPQGGEVRRGPGLTTGYVPQRLHIDPALPMTARRFLALPRRQPEDALHRVLAEVGAGYLIDQPIQSLSGGETQRLLLARALLRDPDLLVLDEPLQGVDFNGQLALFELIGGVRDERRCGILMVSHDLHLVMAGTDRVICLNHHVCCTGAPEAVSRHPEYLALFGPRGAEGLAVYTHAHDHQHDISGAVVEDRKPGRADP, from the coding sequence ATGACCGCGACCGCGCCGCACCCGCCGTCGAGGAACGAGGGACCGGCCCTGGTCACGGCCCAGGGCATCGACGTCGCCTTCGGCCGCACCACCGTTCTTTCCGGTGTCGACCTCGCGGTCCACCGGGGCGAGATCGTCACCCTGATCGGCCCCAACGGCTCCGGCAAGACGACCCTGGTGCGGGTGATCCTTGGCCTGCTGAAGCCGCAGGGCGGAGAGGTCCGGCGCGGCCCCGGACTCACCACCGGCTACGTGCCGCAGCGTCTGCACATCGACCCGGCCCTGCCCATGACCGCCCGACGCTTTCTCGCGCTGCCGCGGCGGCAGCCGGAGGACGCGCTGCACCGGGTCCTGGCGGAAGTGGGGGCCGGCTACCTGATCGATCAGCCCATCCAGAGCCTCTCGGGCGGCGAGACCCAGCGCCTTCTCCTGGCCCGCGCCCTGCTGCGCGACCCCGACCTGCTGGTGCTCGACGAGCCGCTCCAGGGGGTGGACTTCAACGGCCAACTGGCGCTCTTCGAGCTGATCGGCGGCGTCCGGGACGAGCGCCGTTGCGGCATCCTGATGGTCTCCCACGACCTGCACCTGGTCATGGCCGGTACTGACCGGGTGATCTGCCTCAACCATCACGTCTGCTGCACCGGCGCGCCCGAGGCGGTGAGCCGGCATCCCGAGTACCTCGCCCTCTTCGGGCCGCGGGGCGCCGAGGGTCTGGCGGTCTACACCCATGCCCACGACCACCAGCACGACATCTCCGGCGCCGTGGTCGAGGACCGCAAGCCGGGCCGAGCGGACCCCTGA
- a CDS encoding metal ABC transporter permease, which translates to MDDFLLRAVLGGIGVALVAGPLGCFIVWRRMAYFGASLAHSALLGVALGFLLGIDPTLGIAAAAILLALLLVLLERQQALPSDTLLGILAHAGLALGLVVLSFFETLRVDLMGYLFGDILAVSRSDLLWIYGGGILALGVLAAIWRPLLTATLHEELARAEGLPVVQLRLALMLTVAIVIAIAMKIVGILLIISMLIIPAATARCFARTPEQMAAIAALAGVLSVWLGLWGSLEADTPAGPSIVVATTVLFAAALALSRLLRRRQA; encoded by the coding sequence CTGGACGACTTCCTGCTGCGCGCCGTCCTCGGCGGAATCGGCGTCGCCCTGGTCGCGGGCCCCCTGGGCTGCTTCATCGTCTGGCGCCGCATGGCCTACTTCGGTGCCAGCCTGGCCCACTCCGCCCTGCTCGGCGTGGCCCTGGGCTTCCTGCTCGGCATCGATCCGACTCTGGGGATCGCGGCCGCTGCGATCCTGCTCGCGCTGCTGCTGGTCCTGCTGGAGCGGCAGCAGGCGCTGCCCAGCGATACCCTGCTGGGGATCCTGGCCCACGCCGGCCTGGCCCTCGGCCTGGTCGTGCTGAGCTTCTTCGAGACCCTGCGCGTGGACTTGATGGGCTACCTTTTCGGCGACATCCTGGCGGTCTCCCGAAGCGACCTGCTGTGGATCTACGGCGGTGGGATCCTGGCGCTGGGTGTCCTGGCCGCGATCTGGCGCCCGCTGCTAACGGCGACCCTGCACGAGGAGCTGGCCCGGGCCGAGGGCCTGCCGGTGGTTCAGCTGCGCCTGGCCCTGATGCTGACCGTCGCCATCGTCATCGCCATCGCGATGAAGATCGTCGGCATCCTGCTGATCATCTCGATGCTGATCATCCCGGCGGCGACGGCGCGTTGCTTCGCCCGCACGCCGGAGCAGATGGCGGCGATCGCCGCGCTCGCCGGCGTCCTGTCGGTCTGGCTGGGACTCTGGGGCTCGCTGGAAGCCGACACGCCGGCCGGCCCCTCGATCGTGGTCGCGACAACGGTTCTCTTTGCGGCCGCTCTCGCCCTGTCGCGGCTGCTCAGGCGCAGGCAGGCCTGA